The following coding sequences are from one Paenarthrobacter ureafaciens window:
- a CDS encoding 8-oxo-dGTP diphosphatase: MTAAHVTLCFLLRNDAEGEHVLLGTKKTGFGSGKVVGVGGHVEPGETAVEAAVREVMEEINVVVRAADLVQAGTVDFIFPARPEWNMATTVYLTRTWIGEPSESDEIAPDWYPVARLPVERMWADAEHWLPAMIAGQRIAVQVDLAPDNQSVASVYTVAWSGS; this comes from the coding sequence ATGACAGCAGCCCACGTGACTCTTTGCTTCCTTCTTCGAAACGACGCCGAGGGAGAGCACGTCCTGCTTGGTACCAAGAAAACGGGCTTCGGAAGCGGGAAGGTCGTAGGCGTCGGAGGGCACGTGGAGCCCGGCGAGACAGCCGTGGAAGCAGCCGTCCGCGAGGTCATGGAAGAGATCAACGTCGTGGTCAGGGCAGCGGACCTCGTCCAGGCGGGAACGGTCGACTTCATCTTCCCTGCCCGGCCTGAATGGAACATGGCCACTACCGTCTATTTGACGCGTACCTGGATAGGGGAGCCATCGGAAAGCGATGAGATCGCCCCTGACTGGTATCCGGTGGCGCGGCTTCCCGTGGAACGCATGTGGGCGGACGCCGAACACTGGCTGCCTGCCATGATCGCGGGGCAACGGATCGCAGTGCAGGTTGACCTTGCGCCGGACAACCAGAGCGTCGCGAGCGTTTACACCGTCGCCTGGTCCGGCAGCTAA
- a CDS encoding bifunctional 2-methylcitrate synthase/citrate synthase — protein MADVDIKKGLAGVVVDYTAVSKVNPETNSLLYRGYPVQELAAKCSFEEVAYLLWNGELPDQAQLAEFTARERAGRALDPVVKTVIDTLPTTAHPMDVCRTAASVLGARHELAEDSSPEANMKKAIDLWAAMPAVVAYDQRRRRGEDVVEPREDLDYSANFLWMTFGEEPVDEVVEAFNVSMILYAEHSFNASTFTARVVTSTLSDLHSAVTAAIGALKGPLHGGANEAVMHTFDEIGIRSEETLEEAAARARSWMEEALAQKKKIMGFGHRVYKHGDSRVPTMKAALDKMIAHYGRPELLGLYNGLEQAMDEAKAIKPNLDYPAGPTYHLMGFDTQTFTPLFVASRITGWTAHVMEQLASNSLIRPLSEYNGPEERHVP, from the coding sequence ATGGCAGATGTTGACATCAAGAAGGGCCTCGCCGGAGTCGTGGTGGATTACACCGCAGTCTCCAAGGTCAACCCGGAGACGAACTCGCTGCTGTACCGCGGCTACCCGGTCCAGGAGCTGGCCGCCAAGTGCAGCTTCGAGGAGGTCGCCTACCTCCTCTGGAACGGTGAACTTCCGGACCAGGCCCAACTGGCTGAGTTCACAGCCCGCGAGCGCGCAGGCCGTGCCCTGGATCCCGTGGTCAAGACCGTGATCGACACGCTTCCCACTACCGCGCACCCCATGGACGTCTGCCGGACCGCGGCTTCAGTGCTTGGTGCACGCCACGAACTCGCCGAGGACTCGAGTCCCGAAGCCAACATGAAGAAGGCCATCGATCTGTGGGCTGCCATGCCTGCCGTGGTGGCCTACGATCAGCGCCGCCGCAGGGGCGAGGACGTCGTTGAACCCCGGGAGGACCTGGACTACTCAGCCAACTTCCTCTGGATGACATTCGGTGAGGAACCCGTTGACGAGGTGGTAGAGGCTTTCAACGTCTCGATGATCCTCTACGCGGAGCACTCGTTCAACGCCTCGACGTTCACCGCCCGCGTGGTGACCTCGACGTTGTCCGACCTGCACTCTGCCGTGACCGCAGCCATCGGGGCGCTCAAAGGACCCCTGCACGGCGGCGCCAACGAAGCTGTCATGCACACCTTCGACGAGATCGGCATCCGCAGCGAAGAAACACTCGAAGAAGCCGCGGCCAGGGCCCGGTCCTGGATGGAAGAAGCCCTCGCCCAAAAGAAGAAGATCATGGGTTTCGGTCACCGCGTCTACAAGCACGGCGACTCACGCGTTCCCACCATGAAGGCCGCCCTGGACAAGATGATTGCCCACTACGGCCGTCCGGAACTCCTGGGCCTGTACAACGGCCTTGAGCAGGCCATGGACGAGGCGAAGGCTATCAAGCCGAACCTCGACTACCCGGCCGGACCCACGTACCACCTGATGGGCTTTGACACCCAAACCTTCACGCCGTTGTTTGTGGCCAGCCGCATCACCGGGTGGACCGCCCACGTCATGGAGCAGCTGGCATCCAATTCCCTGATCCGGCCGCTCAGCGAATACAACGGCCCGGAGGAGCGCCACGTCCCCTAA
- the prpB gene encoding methylisocitrate lyase yields MLYSTTTPEQKRVKLRELLGSGTVQQFPGAFNPLSARLIEEKGFAGVYISGAVLANDLGLPDIGLTTLTEVATRAGQIARMTDLPSLVDADTGFGEPMNVARTIQELENAGLAGCHIEDQFNPKRCGHLDGKNVVDLDTATKRIRAAADARRDPNFLIMARTDIRAVDGLEAAKDRAKALVDAGADAIFPEAMRDLREFQAIRDAVDVPILANMTEFGKSELFTVEQLQEVGVNMVIYPVTLLRIAMGAAERTLETIKAAGTQEAQVENMLTRARLYELVDYEAYNQFDTGVFNFQVPGIR; encoded by the coding sequence ATGCTCTACTCCACCACCACGCCCGAACAGAAACGGGTGAAATTGCGGGAGCTGCTGGGCTCCGGGACCGTGCAGCAATTCCCGGGCGCGTTCAACCCGCTCTCCGCCCGCCTCATCGAGGAAAAAGGCTTCGCCGGGGTCTACATCTCCGGGGCCGTCCTGGCCAACGACCTCGGCCTGCCCGACATCGGCCTGACCACCCTCACCGAAGTCGCCACCCGCGCAGGACAGATCGCCCGGATGACGGACCTGCCCTCCCTCGTGGACGCGGACACCGGCTTCGGTGAACCCATGAACGTGGCCCGCACCATCCAGGAACTCGAAAACGCCGGCCTGGCCGGCTGCCACATCGAGGACCAGTTCAACCCCAAACGCTGCGGCCACCTGGACGGCAAGAACGTGGTGGACCTCGACACCGCCACCAAGCGCATCCGCGCCGCAGCCGACGCACGCCGGGACCCGAACTTCCTCATCATGGCCCGCACGGACATCCGCGCCGTTGACGGTTTGGAGGCCGCGAAGGATCGTGCCAAAGCACTCGTGGACGCCGGCGCCGACGCGATCTTCCCCGAAGCCATGCGGGACCTACGCGAGTTCCAAGCCATCCGCGACGCCGTGGACGTGCCCATCCTGGCCAACATGACCGAGTTCGGAAAAAGCGAGCTCTTCACCGTCGAACAGCTCCAGGAGGTGGGCGTGAACATGGTCATCTACCCCGTCACCCTTCTCCGCATTGCCATGGGCGCAGCAGAGCGTACTCTGGAAACGATCAAGGCTGCGGGGACCCAAGAGGCGCAAGTAGAGAACATGCTCACGCGCGCTCGCCTCTACGAACTCGTGGACTACGAGGCATACAACCAGTTCGATACCGGCGTTTTCAATTTCCAGGTTCCTGGCATCCGCTAG
- a CDS encoding MmgE/PrpD family protein, producing MVRNHHVRVYKSEENLPREEQLAHKIAVVAADPVDVTPEVTEMVINRIIDNASVAIASLNRAPIVAARAQALAHGPSANGKGAKVFGIDERVSPEWAAWANGVAVRELDYHDTFLAADYSHPGDNIPPILAVAQHTGANGADLVRAIATGYEIQVNLVKAICLHKHKIDHVAHLGPSAAAGIGTLLGLDVETIFQSVGQALHTTTATRQSRKGEISTWKAHAPAFAGKMAIESADRAMRGQTSPVPIYEGEDGVIAWMLDGPDASYEVPLPEKGEAKRAILDTYTKEHSAEYQAQAWIDLARKLNREHPETIDPANVDSVLIKTSHHTHYVIGSGANDPQKYSPTASRETLDHSIPYIFTVALQDGAWHHVDSYAPERAARPDTVELWHKVSTVEDPEWTRRYHSLDITEKAFGGTVVITLKDGTVITDEIAVADAHPLGARPFAREQYVNKFRTLAAGLVEEAEIERFLAAVERLTELGAGELDQLNITAAPGVINLEAAPKGLF from the coding sequence ATGGTCCGGAACCACCACGTTCGTGTTTACAAGTCCGAGGAGAACCTCCCGCGTGAGGAGCAGTTGGCCCACAAGATCGCGGTGGTTGCCGCTGACCCCGTAGACGTGACGCCGGAAGTGACGGAGATGGTGATCAACCGGATCATCGACAACGCCTCCGTGGCAATTGCTTCGCTGAACCGTGCACCGATCGTTGCCGCGAGGGCGCAGGCACTGGCCCACGGGCCCTCCGCCAACGGCAAGGGCGCCAAGGTGTTCGGCATCGATGAGCGGGTCTCCCCGGAGTGGGCCGCCTGGGCCAACGGCGTGGCGGTACGGGAACTGGATTACCACGACACCTTCCTGGCCGCCGATTACTCCCACCCCGGCGACAACATTCCCCCGATCCTGGCCGTTGCCCAGCACACCGGGGCCAACGGTGCCGACCTCGTCCGGGCGATCGCCACCGGCTATGAAATCCAGGTGAACCTGGTCAAGGCCATCTGCCTGCACAAGCACAAGATCGACCATGTAGCCCACCTCGGTCCCTCGGCCGCCGCCGGCATCGGAACCCTGCTTGGCCTGGACGTGGAGACCATCTTCCAGTCCGTGGGCCAGGCACTGCACACCACTACCGCCACCCGGCAGTCCCGCAAGGGCGAAATCTCCACCTGGAAAGCCCACGCCCCGGCCTTCGCCGGCAAGATGGCCATTGAATCCGCCGACCGTGCCATGCGCGGACAGACCTCCCCCGTGCCGATCTACGAGGGCGAAGACGGCGTGATCGCCTGGATGCTCGATGGCCCCGATGCCTCCTACGAAGTGCCGCTGCCGGAAAAGGGCGAGGCCAAGCGCGCCATCCTTGACACCTACACCAAGGAACATTCCGCCGAGTACCAGGCCCAGGCCTGGATCGATTTGGCCCGCAAGCTCAACCGCGAGCACCCCGAAACCATTGACCCTGCCAACGTGGACTCCGTGCTGATCAAGACCAGCCACCACACCCACTACGTCATCGGCTCCGGGGCCAACGACCCCCAGAAGTACTCCCCCACGGCGTCGCGGGAAACCTTGGACCACTCCATCCCGTACATCTTCACCGTCGCCCTGCAGGATGGCGCCTGGCACCACGTGGACTCCTACGCCCCCGAACGCGCCGCGCGCCCGGACACCGTGGAACTCTGGCACAAGGTCAGCACCGTGGAGGACCCCGAGTGGACCCGCCGCTACCACTCCCTTGACATCACGGAGAAAGCCTTCGGCGGCACCGTTGTCATCACACTCAAGGACGGCACGGTCATCACCGATGAAATCGCCGTCGCCGATGCCCACCCGCTCGGTGCCCGGCCGTTCGCCCGCGAGCAGTACGTCAACAAGTTCCGCACCCTCGCCGCCGGCCTGGTCGAGGAGGCCGAGATCGAACGGTTCCTCGCCGCCGTCGAACGCCTCACCGAACTCGGTGCCGGTGAGCTTGACCAGCTCAACATCACCGCCGCCCCCGGCGTGATCAACCTCGAAGCAGCTCCGAAGGGACTGTTCTAA
- a CDS encoding GntR family transcriptional regulator, protein MRASDRAYATLREDIVEWRLRPGAVLAEVEQSERLGVSRTPLREALGRLTAEGLTTAAGGRGVVVTDISLDSIDELFELRETLEVRAAALAAVRGEPAVFADLQAQLLRAPELLSSEDPARRDYYALVSRLDDAMDAAIANSYLAQAMRNLRVHLVRVRRLAADDTARLKAASAEHAAIAEAIAAGNSRLAEAATTVHLHRSLTHLKATYAAR, encoded by the coding sequence ATGCGCGCTAGTGACCGGGCTTACGCCACCCTCCGGGAGGACATCGTTGAGTGGCGTCTTCGTCCGGGGGCGGTCCTGGCCGAAGTGGAGCAATCCGAGCGGCTTGGCGTGTCCCGCACTCCCCTTCGGGAGGCATTGGGCCGGCTGACCGCAGAAGGACTGACGACGGCGGCAGGCGGCCGCGGCGTCGTTGTCACCGACATCTCCCTCGACAGCATCGATGAACTTTTCGAACTGCGCGAAACCCTGGAGGTCCGCGCAGCAGCCCTCGCTGCCGTTCGCGGGGAACCCGCCGTGTTTGCGGACTTGCAGGCCCAACTCCTCAGGGCACCTGAACTGCTCAGCAGCGAAGACCCTGCGCGCCGCGACTACTACGCCCTGGTCAGCCGACTGGATGACGCCATGGACGCCGCCATCGCAAATTCCTACCTGGCCCAAGCCATGCGCAACCTGCGCGTGCACTTGGTCCGGGTGCGGCGCCTCGCGGCCGACGACACGGCGCGGCTAAAGGCGGCGTCCGCAGAGCACGCTGCCATCGCCGAGGCCATAGCTGCCGGAAACAGCCGGCTGGCTGAAGCGGCTACCACCGTTCACCTGCACCGCAGCCTTACCCATCTCAAAGCCACATACGCGGCACGCTGA